The following proteins are co-located in the Rhizobium sp. NLR16a genome:
- a CDS encoding efflux RND transporter permease subunit, producing the protein MNFSAWSIRNPVPAILLFVMLTVGGLLAFKTLAVQNFPDMDLPTISVTATLDGAAPTQLETEVARTIEDSLASLSYLDHITTTITDGTVSIKVSFKLEKNSEAALNEVRNAVDSVKGDLPSQMETPSVTKVTVQSSALVTYAIRSTALNETELSWFVDNDLTKALLSVSGVGQVNRIGGIDREIHVDLDPATMASLGVTAATVSSQLKAVQADTSGGLGEIGGTRQTLRTLGALPSVEALKGLRIPLANGQQVRLDEVASVTDSFAERSSMAYLDGKPVIAVEIKRSNGFSDSGVAGDVDKAIKQFAAKNSNVQIDEAYSTIGPIIDNYDGSMHMLFEGAILAIIVVWLFLRDWRATILSAVALPLSVIPTFLVMYLCGFSLNIITLLALSLVVGILVDDAIVEIENIARHLQMGKRPIDAALEAANEIGLAVIATTFTLVAVFLPTAFMSGIPGLLFRQFGVTAAVAVLASLVVARLLTPMMAAYLMKAVPPTEEKDCRIMRTYLAIVKAAMKRRKTTVAVTAVVVALSLSTIPLLKSGFLPASDDARTQITLTMQPGATIEQTDAATRKAADIVGKLTDVTRVFSSVGSTSSGGGGPDASTTSSVNSATIVAVLTPIGERDRKQSAIENTMRQALSVLSGVRVAVGAGANGTKLEITLASDDANALDSASTALEEQLRTLNGIGAVTSTAARQAPEIQITPDFARAAALGVTSSAIAEAARVATNGEYSANLPKLNLPQRQVPIVVRFSPESRTSLDDIKNMRVAGTNGNVDLGSIADIRISGSPSEIDRIDRMRNVTVSVELNGRILGDVNREAQALPALQHLPSGVTLVEQGELQRSSELFQSFALAMAIGVFCIYAVLVLLFHDFLQPLTLLMALPLSLGGALVPLVLTGTSFSMAAVIGLLMLMGVVTKNSILLIEYAIMSRRQGMPRFDALVDACHKRARPIVMTTIAMACGMLPVALSLTGGDSSFRQPMAIVVIGGVMMSTFLSLIVIPVIFTFVDDLDEALKRLFRRAEPKAPDSEPQASNDHAAITFKPGQSRRGQGQR; encoded by the coding sequence ATGAACTTCTCGGCATGGTCGATCCGCAACCCCGTCCCGGCAATCTTGCTGTTCGTGATGCTGACGGTCGGTGGGCTTTTGGCCTTCAAGACCCTGGCGGTCCAGAACTTCCCCGATATGGACCTTCCGACGATCAGCGTCACAGCGACGCTCGACGGCGCAGCGCCGACACAGCTCGAAACCGAGGTCGCCCGCACCATCGAAGACAGTTTGGCTTCGCTCAGCTATCTCGACCACATCACCACGACCATCACCGACGGCACCGTCTCGATCAAGGTTTCCTTCAAGCTGGAGAAAAACAGCGAAGCGGCGCTCAACGAAGTCCGCAACGCCGTCGACAGCGTCAAGGGTGATCTTCCTTCGCAGATGGAGACACCAAGCGTCACCAAGGTCACGGTCCAAAGCTCCGCGCTGGTCACTTATGCCATCCGCTCGACTGCTCTCAACGAAACCGAGCTCTCCTGGTTTGTCGACAATGATCTGACCAAGGCGCTGCTTTCGGTGTCCGGCGTCGGACAAGTCAACCGCATCGGCGGGATCGACCGCGAGATTCACGTCGATCTCGATCCCGCGACGATGGCGTCGCTCGGGGTCACTGCGGCGACCGTATCGTCGCAGCTGAAGGCGGTGCAGGCGGATACTTCGGGCGGCCTCGGCGAAATCGGCGGCACCCGTCAAACCCTGCGCACGCTCGGCGCTCTGCCATCGGTCGAGGCACTGAAAGGACTGAGAATTCCCTTGGCCAACGGCCAGCAGGTTCGCCTCGACGAAGTCGCATCGGTAACGGACAGTTTCGCCGAGCGGTCCTCGATGGCCTATCTCGACGGCAAACCGGTGATCGCGGTCGAGATCAAGCGCTCGAACGGCTTTTCCGACAGCGGCGTCGCCGGCGATGTCGACAAGGCGATCAAGCAGTTCGCCGCCAAAAATTCCAATGTCCAGATCGACGAAGCCTACAGCACGATCGGGCCGATCATCGACAATTATGACGGTTCGATGCACATGCTGTTCGAAGGGGCGATCCTGGCGATCATCGTCGTCTGGCTCTTCCTTCGCGACTGGCGCGCCACGATCCTGTCGGCCGTGGCACTGCCCCTGTCAGTGATCCCGACCTTCCTGGTCATGTACCTCTGCGGCTTCAGCCTGAATATCATCACGCTGCTGGCGCTGTCGCTGGTGGTCGGCATCCTCGTCGACGACGCCATCGTCGAGATCGAGAACATCGCCCGCCATCTGCAGATGGGCAAACGGCCGATCGACGCCGCTCTCGAAGCCGCCAACGAGATCGGGCTTGCCGTCATTGCAACCACCTTCACGCTGGTCGCGGTCTTCCTGCCGACGGCGTTCATGAGCGGCATTCCGGGGCTTCTGTTCCGCCAGTTCGGGGTCACCGCCGCCGTCGCCGTCCTCGCCTCGCTCGTCGTCGCACGCCTGCTGACGCCGATGATGGCTGCCTATTTGATGAAGGCTGTCCCGCCGACGGAGGAAAAGGACTGCCGCATCATGCGCACCTATCTGGCCATCGTGAAGGCCGCTATGAAGCGCCGCAAGACCACGGTGGCCGTGACCGCCGTCGTCGTCGCACTTTCGCTCTCCACGATACCACTGCTGAAATCCGGCTTCCTGCCTGCTTCCGACGACGCGCGGACCCAGATCACGCTCACCATGCAGCCGGGCGCCACCATCGAGCAGACCGATGCGGCGACCAGAAAAGCCGCCGATATCGTCGGCAAGCTCACGGACGTCACCCGTGTCTTCTCCTCGGTCGGCTCCACATCTTCGGGCGGCGGCGGCCCGGACGCCAGCACCACGAGCAGCGTCAATTCCGCCACAATCGTCGCCGTGCTGACGCCGATCGGCGAGCGTGACCGAAAGCAGTCGGCAATCGAAAACACCATGCGGCAGGCTCTCTCGGTTCTATCAGGCGTGCGCGTCGCCGTCGGCGCCGGCGCCAACGGCACGAAGCTCGAGATCACCCTTGCCAGTGACGATGCCAACGCCCTCGACAGCGCAAGCACCGCACTCGAAGAACAGCTCCGCACGCTGAACGGCATCGGAGCGGTGACATCGACCGCGGCAAGGCAGGCGCCCGAGATCCAGATCACGCCCGACTTTGCGCGCGCCGCAGCGCTCGGGGTGACGTCGAGCGCCATCGCCGAGGCCGCGCGCGTGGCGACGAATGGGGAATATTCCGCCAACCTGCCGAAGCTCAACCTGCCGCAGCGCCAGGTTCCGATCGTCGTCCGCTTCAGCCCGGAGTCGCGCACCAGCCTGGACGATATCAAGAACATGCGGGTGGCGGGCACGAACGGCAATGTCGATCTCGGATCGATTGCCGATATCCGGATCAGCGGCAGCCCCTCCGAGATCGACCGCATCGACCGGATGCGCAATGTCACCGTGTCGGTCGAGCTCAATGGCCGCATCCTCGGCGACGTCAACCGCGAGGCGCAAGCGCTGCCGGCGCTCCAGCATCTGCCGTCGGGCGTGACACTCGTCGAACAGGGTGAACTTCAGCGCAGTTCGGAGCTGTTCCAGAGCTTTGCCCTGGCCATGGCGATCGGCGTGTTCTGCATTTATGCGGTCCTCGTCCTGCTGTTCCACGACTTCCTGCAGCCGCTCACCCTGCTGATGGCACTCCCGCTCTCGCTCGGCGGCGCGCTCGTGCCGCTGGTCCTGACCGGAACCAGCTTTTCGATGGCCGCCGTCATCGGGCTGCTCATGCTGATGGGCGTGGTGACGAAGAACTCCATCCTGTTGATCGAATACGCGATCATGTCGCGCCGCCAGGGCATGCCCCGCTTCGATGCCCTCGTCGATGCCTGCCACAAGCGCGCCCGGCCGATCGTCATGACCACCATCGCCATGGCATGCGGCATGCTTCCGGTCGCGCTCAGCCTGACCGGCGGCGATTCAAGCTTCCGGCAGCCGATGGCGATCGTGGTGATCGGCGGCGTGATGATGTCGACCTTCCTCAGCCTCATCGTCATCCCCGTCATCTTCACCTTCGTCGACGATCTGGACGAGGCGCTCAAGCGTCTTTTCCGTCGAGCCGAACCGAAAGCTCCCGACAGCGAACCGCAGGCTTCCAACGATCACGCGGCAATCACCTTCAAGCCCGGGCAATCGAGGCGAGGGCAAGGTCAGCGATGA
- a CDS encoding efflux RND transporter periplasmic adaptor subunit, which produces MRKTSRLFASAFVAMALFAPLRNAMAEQAAATALTVSLTAPAQRDWPETVPASGWLKPWQEAVIASETSGLRITDVLVDIGSVVTKGQTLVRLSQESVLADLRKQEAAVATAKASLSMAEANADRARQLQPSGALSDEKIVEYLADEQTATASLASEEAALDSEKIKVAQTTIAAVDDGLITSRSADLGAVVSAGTELFRMVRQQRIEWQAEVSARYLPRISQGLSVQVNGPEGHAIEGKVRLVGPSVSTDTSRAIVYVTLPADTRPRTGLYVTGKIELQTSPALTVPETAIVFRDGISYVFTASEDQRVQRVRVETGRRNNGEVEIVSGIDRTSKVVTSGGAFLSDNDLVKIAEKN; this is translated from the coding sequence TTGAGAAAAACCTCCAGACTATTCGCCTCCGCCTTCGTTGCGATGGCGCTGTTTGCTCCCCTCCGCAACGCCATGGCGGAACAGGCCGCGGCAACCGCCCTCACTGTCTCTTTGACGGCGCCGGCTCAGCGGGACTGGCCTGAGACCGTTCCCGCGAGCGGATGGCTGAAACCGTGGCAGGAGGCGGTCATCGCCTCCGAGACGAGCGGGCTGCGCATAACCGATGTTCTGGTCGATATCGGTTCGGTCGTCACCAAGGGCCAGACGCTCGTGCGGCTTTCGCAGGAGAGCGTGCTTGCCGATCTTCGCAAGCAGGAGGCCGCCGTCGCGACCGCCAAGGCAAGCCTTTCAATGGCCGAAGCCAATGCCGATCGGGCGCGGCAGCTCCAGCCTTCAGGGGCGCTCTCCGACGAGAAGATCGTCGAATATCTCGCCGACGAGCAGACGGCGACGGCAAGTCTTGCATCCGAAGAGGCCGCGCTCGACAGCGAAAAGATCAAGGTTGCGCAGACGACCATAGCGGCCGTCGACGACGGCCTCATCACGTCGCGTTCCGCCGATCTCGGCGCCGTCGTCTCCGCCGGCACCGAACTGTTCCGCATGGTTCGCCAGCAGCGGATCGAATGGCAGGCCGAGGTTTCCGCTCGCTACCTCCCACGCATTTCACAAGGCCTGAGCGTCCAGGTCAACGGGCCTGAAGGCCACGCCATCGAGGGCAAGGTGAGGCTTGTCGGGCCGTCGGTCAGCACTGATACCAGCCGGGCAATCGTCTATGTCACGCTGCCGGCCGACACCCGTCCACGCACGGGCCTTTACGTCACGGGCAAAATCGAGCTGCAGACCTCCCCGGCGCTGACCGTGCCCGAGACCGCAATCGTGTTCCGGGACGGGATCAGTTACGTCTTCACTGCGAGCGAGGATCAACGGGTGCAAAGGGTCCGGGTGGAAACCGGCCGCCGCAACAATGGCGAGGTGGAAATCGTCTCCGGCATAGATCGGACGTCGAAGGTGGTGACCTCGGGCGGCGCATTCCTCTCGGACAATGACCTCGTGAAGATCGCGGAGAAAAACTGA
- a CDS encoding response regulator: MNKVLLIDDDAELTTLLQEYLVEEGYDVVTDTDGRAAIAAAAGNTVDIIVLDIMMPRMNGIEVLQRIRKLSQVPVLMLTARGDDVDRISGLNLGADDYVPKPCSPGELAARLRAILRRAGQPAAGMSTDTVRAGRLVIHPGSRIAEWRGESLDLTGTEFSLLEVLARSAGQLVSKQDISKRAFGKPLTPFDRRIDVHISSVRQKLGLREDGQSWIQSVRGQGYQLLVD, encoded by the coding sequence ATGAACAAGGTTCTCCTGATCGACGATGATGCGGAGCTGACGACACTTCTGCAGGAATATCTGGTCGAAGAAGGATATGACGTCGTAACGGACACGGATGGCCGCGCCGCCATTGCCGCGGCGGCCGGCAATACGGTCGACATCATCGTGCTCGACATCATGATGCCCCGGATGAACGGCATCGAAGTGCTGCAGCGGATCAGGAAGCTGAGCCAGGTTCCGGTGCTGATGCTGACGGCCAGAGGCGACGACGTGGACAGGATATCCGGTCTCAATCTCGGCGCCGACGACTATGTGCCGAAGCCATGTTCGCCGGGCGAACTGGCCGCGAGGCTGCGCGCCATCCTGCGCCGGGCAGGTCAGCCGGCGGCCGGCATGTCCACAGACACGGTCAGGGCAGGGCGGCTGGTGATCCATCCGGGCAGCCGGATCGCCGAATGGCGGGGGGAAAGCCTTGACCTCACCGGCACGGAGTTCAGCCTGCTCGAGGTTCTCGCCCGCAGCGCCGGCCAGCTCGTGTCGAAACAGGATATTTCCAAGCGGGCCTTCGGCAAGCCGCTCACCCCGTTCGATCGCCGCATCGACGTCCACATCAGCAGCGTTCGCCAGAAGCTCGGGCTGCGGGAGGACGGGCAATCCTGGATCCAGTCCGTTCGCGGCCAGGGCTATCAACTTCTCGTGGACTGA
- a CDS encoding ATP-binding protein, whose amino-acid sequence MPRLFWKFFRIIWLTLAASLAAVILIVKLLQAVPFASELEHERRTLVLNLTANILAEDGEAAAARFVTTSEKTLPLGLTLSKPDDADACAEKDTGTARSMLKDGVCYRLSVSAPAGSTFDSLGPFLPWLTILVASTIAAGALARYLIRPVVHLRDGLSALAHGRFDVRIGDKMAGRRDEVTALAHDFDSTAARLQELQDAQQRLFHDVSHELRSPLSRLQAAVGVLRQSPAKLGAMLDRMDREVERLDMLVGEVLTLARLTAGSSLPLKTQTIDVIELLNEILSDAAFEAQAREISITTSVDGTFRAEVEGELIYRALENVVRNAVKYTADHSHISVSSEATADRLKICVTDQGPGVQRDELERIFQPFSRGREAVPRGGYGLGLAITRQAVERHGGRVHASLPEGGGLAITLELPRKPIPYGLADEQA is encoded by the coding sequence ATGCCCCGGCTTTTCTGGAAGTTCTTCAGGATTATCTGGCTGACTCTGGCGGCAAGCCTTGCTGCCGTTATCCTTATCGTCAAACTCCTTCAGGCGGTTCCCTTCGCAAGCGAGCTGGAACATGAGCGGCGGACGCTTGTGCTCAACCTGACTGCAAATATTCTGGCTGAGGACGGCGAAGCCGCCGCCGCGCGTTTCGTGACCACAAGCGAGAAGACGCTACCGCTTGGCCTGACCTTGTCCAAGCCCGACGACGCCGACGCCTGCGCCGAGAAGGACACGGGCACCGCCCGATCCATGCTGAAGGATGGAGTCTGCTATCGGCTTTCCGTGTCGGCCCCGGCCGGTTCCACTTTCGACAGCCTTGGACCATTCCTGCCGTGGCTCACCATCCTGGTCGCCAGCACGATCGCGGCCGGCGCGCTGGCGCGATACCTCATTCGTCCCGTCGTCCACCTTCGCGATGGCCTGAGCGCGCTTGCCCACGGCCGTTTCGACGTCCGTATCGGCGACAAGATGGCGGGACGCAGGGACGAGGTCACAGCACTTGCGCATGATTTCGATTCCACTGCCGCCCGCCTTCAGGAGCTACAGGATGCGCAGCAGAGGCTGTTCCATGACGTCTCCCATGAGCTGCGCTCGCCTCTGTCCCGGCTGCAGGCCGCCGTCGGTGTGTTGCGGCAAAGCCCCGCCAAACTCGGCGCCATGCTGGATCGAATGGACCGCGAGGTCGAACGGCTCGATATGCTGGTGGGCGAGGTTCTGACGCTCGCCAGGCTGACGGCAGGATCCAGCCTGCCGCTGAAGACGCAGACCATCGATGTCATCGAACTCCTCAACGAGATCCTCAGCGATGCGGCATTCGAAGCCCAGGCGCGGGAGATCTCGATCACGACGAGCGTCGATGGCACCTTCCGGGCCGAAGTCGAAGGCGAGCTTATCTATCGGGCGCTCGAAAACGTCGTTCGAAATGCCGTCAAATATACGGCCGACCATTCGCACATCTCGGTCTCCTCAGAGGCGACAGCCGACCGGCTAAAAATCTGCGTCACGGATCAGGGGCCGGGCGTCCAACGGGACGAACTCGAACGCATTTTCCAGCCGTTCTCTCGCGGGAGAGAGGCGGTGCCGAGAGGCGGATACGGTCTCGGTCTTGCAATCACCCGGCAGGCCGTCGAACGGCATGGCGGGCGCGTGCATGCGTCATTGCCGGAGGGGGGGGGGCTGGCGATCACCCTGGAGCTTCCCAGGAAGCCGATACCCTATGGTTTGGCGGACGAACAGGCCTGA
- a CDS encoding CBS domain-containing protein, with translation MTIPAKSVMTTDLITVSPETTVAEAARCMLIHHITAVPVVDADNRLLGLVSEGDVMRHFGSQFQSKRAQWLRMLAEGEKLAPEFLAEIRLNQQHVREIMNETIIAADEEASLAELADLMLKHRIKRVPILRDGVLVGIVSRADVVRAVVEKLDDLLEPTD, from the coding sequence ATGACGATCCCTGCCAAGTCGGTGATGACAACGGATTTAATTACGGTATCGCCTGAGACCACGGTGGCCGAGGCCGCCCGGTGCATGCTTATCCATCATATCACCGCCGTACCGGTGGTGGACGCCGATAACCGGCTGCTTGGATTGGTCAGCGAAGGCGATGTGATGCGCCACTTTGGCTCGCAGTTTCAAAGCAAGCGAGCGCAATGGCTGCGCATGCTGGCCGAAGGCGAGAAGCTCGCCCCGGAGTTTCTCGCCGAAATCCGCCTCAACCAGCAGCATGTCCGCGAGATTATGAACGAGACCATCATCGCCGCGGATGAGGAAGCCTCGCTTGCGGAGTTGGCCGATCTGATGCTGAAACATCGGATCAAGCGCGTCCCTATCCTGCGTGACGGCGTGTTGGTTGGCATCGTCAGCCGCGCTGACGTGGTTCGGGCCGTCGTCGAAAAACTGGACGATTTGCTTGAGCCGACGGACTAG
- a CDS encoding efflux transporter outer membrane subunit: MSTSLSTRLSSLRYTAAAFTLLLAGCVSGPDHVAPEMPLPAKFEDGGNKSNGDVVTARWWTAYRDKKLNGLVTQGLSENLDVLQALESINSASANVTVAGAGALPSLTVDGSHTLSGEKGRLRTTVGTTNTTGGDASLSWLLDVFGQYRRSKESALASLGAAYATADNARLTFLKDLVETYIDARYYQERIALSQANLKSRQQTYELTELQLKAGAASRLDVVQAEGLVQSTKSDIPGLEQSFTESAHHIATLLGMPAASLTEELRRNTGQPVFRGDIGAGIPADLIRNRPDIRKAERELAAAVADIGAAEAQLYPSISLSGSISPSWVKSSGATGASLTSWSFGPTLNLPIFDGGKLRANVDIEKSDAKTQYLAWKAAVLNGVEEVENALAAVRHDTQTLGPLRRQVQTAQESLALSTTSYKDGASSLLDVLDAQRSVSDAQESLAATMQQVAKDYVDLYVAIGAGYLEPEQAASRQTAKPG; the protein is encoded by the coding sequence GTGAGTACGTCGCTTAGCACTAGATTATCATCCCTCCGCTACACCGCAGCCGCATTCACACTGCTGCTGGCAGGCTGCGTCAGCGGCCCGGATCACGTTGCCCCCGAGATGCCGCTTCCCGCCAAGTTCGAAGACGGGGGTAATAAGAGCAACGGCGATGTCGTGACGGCAAGGTGGTGGACGGCCTATCGCGACAAGAAGCTCAACGGGCTGGTCACGCAGGGTCTCAGCGAGAACCTAGATGTGTTGCAGGCACTCGAGAGCATCAATTCGGCTTCCGCCAACGTCACGGTAGCCGGCGCCGGCGCCCTGCCGAGCCTGACGGTCGACGGATCGCATACTCTCTCCGGGGAGAAGGGGCGGCTGCGGACGACGGTCGGCACCACGAACACGACGGGAGGCGATGCCAGCCTTTCCTGGCTGCTCGACGTCTTCGGCCAGTACCGTCGCTCGAAAGAGAGCGCCCTCGCCTCGCTTGGAGCCGCTTACGCGACGGCCGACAATGCCAGGCTCACCTTTCTGAAAGACCTGGTCGAGACTTATATCGACGCCCGCTATTACCAGGAGCGCATCGCCCTTTCTCAGGCGAATTTGAAATCCCGCCAGCAGACTTACGAACTCACTGAGCTGCAGTTGAAAGCTGGTGCGGCCTCCCGCCTCGACGTCGTCCAGGCCGAGGGTCTTGTACAGTCGACGAAGTCCGACATTCCCGGCCTCGAACAGAGTTTTACCGAATCGGCCCATCACATTGCCACACTGCTCGGGATGCCGGCGGCTTCGCTGACGGAAGAGCTGCGCAGGAATACTGGCCAGCCGGTGTTCCGCGGCGACATTGGTGCCGGCATCCCGGCCGATCTCATCCGCAACCGTCCCGATATAAGAAAGGCCGAACGCGAGCTGGCGGCAGCTGTCGCCGATATCGGTGCTGCCGAAGCCCAGCTTTACCCGTCGATCTCGCTTTCCGGTTCGATTTCGCCGAGCTGGGTCAAATCATCGGGCGCCACCGGCGCAAGCCTGACGAGCTGGTCTTTCGGACCGACGCTCAACCTGCCGATCTTCGATGGCGGCAAATTGCGGGCCAATGTCGATATCGAGAAATCCGATGCCAAAACGCAATATCTGGCGTGGAAAGCGGCGGTGCTGAACGGCGTCGAAGAGGTCGAAAACGCGCTTGCGGCCGTTCGCCACGACACGCAGACGCTGGGACCGTTGCGCAGGCAGGTACAGACGGCGCAGGAATCGCTGGCGCTTTCGACCACGAGCTACAAGGATGGCGCCTCTTCGCTGCTCGACGTTCTGGACGCGCAGCGGTCCGTCTCGGATGCTCAGGAAAGCCTTGCTGCCACCATGCAGCAGGTCGCGAAGGATTATGTGGATCTCTATGTCGCCATCGGCGCCGGTTACCTCGAGCCGGAGCAGGCCGCCTCCAGGCAAACCGCAAAACCGGGCTGA
- a CDS encoding CoA ester lyase has translation MRLRSLLFVPGDRPERFEKALASGADAVILDLEDSVAPANKPKARETVHEFAHRYAGETVLLIRVNPLTSPEFEADLAALNGLHPFAIMLPKAEGAVSVGKLAASLTPAVPVLPIATETPSAIFEIGSYRDVSAKLCGLTWGAEDLPAAIGAATARRTDGRYTPPYELARSLTLFAAHAAAVPAIETVYPDLRDLNGLRAYASRGRRDGFSGMMAIHPSQVETINHAFTPDAAELAWAEKVAAAFAARPDAGVIQLDGRMLDLPHLKLALRILESAGR, from the coding sequence ATGAGGCTGCGCTCGCTGCTCTTCGTACCCGGCGATCGGCCGGAGCGTTTCGAGAAAGCGCTCGCTTCCGGCGCCGATGCCGTCATTCTCGATCTGGAAGATTCGGTTGCGCCCGCGAACAAGCCAAAAGCACGCGAGACCGTGCACGAATTCGCCCACCGCTATGCCGGCGAGACCGTTCTCTTGATCCGCGTCAATCCCCTCACCTCCCCTGAATTCGAAGCCGACCTTGCCGCTCTGAACGGTCTTCATCCCTTCGCCATCATGTTGCCGAAGGCCGAGGGGGCCGTTTCCGTGGGCAAACTCGCAGCCTCGTTGACCCCGGCCGTTCCCGTTTTGCCGATCGCGACGGAAACGCCGTCCGCGATCTTCGAGATTGGCAGCTACCGCGACGTCTCGGCGAAGCTTTGCGGCCTGACCTGGGGCGCCGAGGATCTGCCGGCCGCGATAGGGGCTGCGACAGCGCGGAGGACGGATGGCCGTTATACGCCGCCCTACGAGCTTGCCCGCTCGCTCACCCTATTCGCAGCCCATGCCGCCGCCGTTCCGGCAATCGAAACCGTCTATCCCGATTTGCGCGATCTCAACGGTCTCAGGGCCTATGCCAGCCGCGGCCGGCGCGACGGCTTTTCCGGCATGATGGCCATCCATCCGAGCCAGGTCGAAACGATCAACCACGCCTTCACACCTGACGCCGCCGAGCTCGCCTGGGCAGAGAAGGTCGCCGCCGCCTTCGCCGCCAGGCCTGACGCCGGCGTCATCCAGCTTGACGGACGCATGCTTGACCTGCCGCACCTCAAGCTTGCGCTGCGCATTCTGGAAAGCGCCGGACGATAA
- a CDS encoding MaoC family dehydratase: MAGRYFDEWTVGDRIAHEIRRTVTETDNLLFTTLSHNPQPLHLDADYAAGTEFGRIVVNGTFTFALTIGLSVGDTTLGTLVANLGYDTVTMPRPVFIGDTLRVETEVTELRRSNSRPDAGIVTFRHVTLNQRDEIVCQCLRTAMLKVKPS; the protein is encoded by the coding sequence ATGGCCGGCCGTTATTTCGACGAGTGGACAGTCGGCGACCGCATCGCCCACGAGATCCGCCGCACCGTCACCGAGACCGATAACCTGCTGTTCACGACGCTGTCCCACAATCCGCAGCCGCTGCATCTCGATGCCGATTATGCCGCCGGCACCGAGTTCGGCCGCATCGTTGTCAACGGCACCTTCACCTTTGCGCTCACCATCGGCCTTTCGGTCGGCGACACCACACTCGGCACGCTCGTCGCCAATCTCGGCTATGACACGGTGACGATGCCGAGGCCGGTCTTCATCGGCGATACGCTGCGGGTGGAAACCGAGGTGACGGAACTGCGCCGCTCGAACTCCCGCCCCGATGCCGGCATCGTCACTTTCCGGCATGTCACGTTGAACCAACGTGACGAGATCGTCTGCCAGTGCCTGCGCACGGCGATGCTGAAGGTGAAACCGTCATGA